The following nucleotide sequence is from Streptomyces pactum.
CCGGAACACCCCCCGCCGGGGGCCGGCCGGGTCGTGTGGCCGGGCGCCGGCGGGGTACGCGCCTCCCATCGGCCCGGCCGGAATCGCCCCGGCCGCAGAAGCTCAGGGGATCCTTTCGGCGGCGCGATACGTCCAACCGGGAAGAAGTCGAGTCCGCACCAGCGGAGGTGGGATGCAGTGGCCGGTTTCAGAGCGCTCGCACGCGAGGTGCGCAATCCACACAGACACATCGCCGCCCGGCGTAGCTCACTGCGCAAATGCCTGGAGAGGTTCGCACCCTACGGACACCGGGCGACCTGGCACCATCTGTGCGCCCGGGCCGGGTTCGCCCCGGAGGACCGGGCGCCCGACCCGGCGCTGCTGATCCGGGCGCTGGAGGAGCTGGAGGAGGCGCGCGACGTCTGGCTCGGCTACGAGGCCGAGTTCGCCGAACGCCGCCGGGCGGAGAAGCACCTGGGCATCCGTCAGCCGAACGCCGTGGAGGAGTGGCACGTCCGCACCTGGGGCGGGTGCGACATCGTCCCCTGCGAGAGCCCCACGGAGCATCCGCGGGCCCGGCTGGCGGCCGTGCTGCGGCGGATGATCCGGGCGATGGAGTCGGGGCCGCGCGGCTGCTGCCCGGTCTGCGCCGAGGAGCACATCGTGTGGCGGCAGGACCTGACGCACCGGCCGGGGTCGGGCCCGGTGTGCACCGGATGCGGCATCGTGGTGCCGGTCGCCCTGCTCACTCCCGGCGCGCTGGACGGGGCGCGGCGCGCCGCCTTCGAGAGCCGGCTCGCCGGCGTCTGACCGGCGCGCGCCTCTTCGCGTACCGGCGCGCGCCTCCTCGCGTACCGGCGTGGGCCGTACAGGACACGGCCGAGCGTGCCGCGGGCAGGGCGTGCCGCTCTGCGGTGCCCGGCCCCGCGGAGGTCCGGCGGACGGCCCTGACCGGCGCCCCGGCGGTTCCGCGCGCCTCGCCGCTTCCGGGTGGCCGGCGGGCCGGTGGATCTCCCGGTGCCGTACGGCCCCCGGAGCCCGGGCCGTACCGGAACGGCCGGTGGGCGGGCCGGTGCTCTCCCGGGCGCGCACCCCGGCACCCCGCCGTTCCGGAGGCGGCGCGGCCGACGGCCGGGGCCGCCGCGGGCCTCCGGCTCGCGCGGGCGTCCGGACACCGGCGCGCGGGGGCGTCCACGCCCGTACGGTGGGGCCCCGTACCGGCGTGTGTGCCGTACGGGACACGGCGGCGCGGGCCGCGGTCGTCCGGCCGCGAACAGCGGTCACGCCGGGACGGACGGGTCAGCACTCCTCCGGGTCGCACCCCGGCGCGCAGGGGACGGCCTCCGGCCCGGCCATGGCCGGGCGCCCGGCACCGGCGGCGGACGGGGTCCGCGGGACGTCGGCGGCCGGCGCCGCCGCCGTGCGCGGCCGGCCGGGGCCACCGCCGTCCACCCGCAGCCGCCGGGCCCCCGACCCGCCCGCACCCAGCTGGTCGTACGGGTTGGACAGCGCGCACCGGTCCAGGGACAGGCATCCGCAGCCGATGCAGTCGGAGAGCCGGTCCCGCAGCTCGACGAGGTGCTGGATGCGCTCGTCGAGGTCGGCCCGCCACCGTTCGGACAGGCGCGCCCAGTCCTCGCGGTCGGGGGTGCGCTCCTCGGGCAGCGAGGCGAGCGCCTCCCGCACGGCGGCGAGCGGGATGCCCACCCGCTGGGCGGCGCGGATGAAGCTGACCCGGCGCAGCGCGTCACGGCCGTACCGGCGCTGGTTCCCCGCCGTCCGGCGGCTGCTGATGAGTCCCTTGGCCTCGTAGAAGCGCAGCGCGGAGACGGCGGCCCCGCTGCGCGCGGACAGCTGTCCGACGGTCAGTTCCTTGATGCGGAGCGGTATCTGCGGCACGACGAGAACCCTACGCGAACCGGGCGGAACCGCCGGTCCCCGCCGGTCCCTCGTTGACAGCCGGGGCCCCCTCCCGCATGCTGAGCAAGCGCTTAGTGCATTGTCGTACCCGGGAGGCACGATGGCGGAGCCCACGATCTTCCACTCGCCGCGGGAGCTGCTGGCCGCGGTCGGCCGGGAGTTCGGCCCCAGCGACTGGGTGGAGGTCGACCAGCGGCGGATCGATCTGTTCGCCGAGGCCACCGGGGACCACCAGTGGATCCACGTCGATCCGGAACGGGCGGCGGACGGCCCGTTCGGCGGCACGATCGCGCACGGCTACCTCACGCTCTCCCTGCTGCCGCTGTTCACCCCGCAGCTGATCCGGGTGGAGGGGGTACGGCTGGGCGTCAACTACGGGACGAACAAGGTGCGTTTCCCGGCCCCGGTGCCGGTGGGGTCGCGGCTGCGCGCCACCGCGCGGATCGCCGGGGTCACCGAGGTGCCGGACGGGGTGCAGCTGACCACCGCGGTGACGGTGGAGCGCGAGGGCGGCGGGAAGCCGGTGTGCGTGGCGGAGTCGGTGAGCCGTTTCCTGTTCTGACCCCGCCTCCCCCGCCCGCCGGAGCCGCCCACGATCCGCCCCGGCCCGGCCCCGGACCGATCCGGGGCCGCTCCCCGTCGCCGCGGCGGGCCGTGGCGGCACCGCGCGGCGGCGTCCGTCAGGAGCCGGCCGCGCCCACCATCCGGAGCACCAGACCGGCGTAGAGGTCGCCGATCTCGTCCGGTGTGCGCCTCCCGTCCGGGGCGTACCAGCGCGCCACGTCGATGCAGAGCGAGAGCACGGCGAGGGTGGTGCCGGACACGTCCGGGACGTCGAAGGCGCCGGAGCGCACCCCGTCCTCGATGATGGCGCGCACCGCCGCGTCGATCTCCCGCCGGCGGGCGGCGATCACGGTGTAGTGCTCCTCGCTGAGCGCCGCCAGCTCGTACTGGACCACCCGGGCCGTGGTGTGGTGCTCGGCGTGCCAGCGGACGAAGGAGCGCACCACGGCGGCCAGCCGCTCGGCCGGGGTGCCGCCGGCGTCGTCGGCCTCCCGGACGATCGCCAGGGCGAGCCGGTGGCCGACGCCGCTGATCTGGTAGAGCAGCTCTTCCTTGGTCTTGTAGTGGATGTAGAGGGCGGCGGGGCTCATGCCGGCGCGGCCGGCGATGTCGCGGGTGGTGGTCGCGTGGTAGCCGCGCTCGGCGAACGCCTCGACCGCGGCGGTCACCAGCCGCCGGGCGGCGTCCGGACTGATGTCGGCCCACGCCCCGGTGTTCTCGGTGTTGTTCGCCTCCGCACTCATGGCGGACACCCTACAGGGCGATGAGCAAGCGCTTAGGGCACGGGAGCGGCCGCCGGTCACGCGTCCGGGCCGGCGCCGGGCACGGCCGTCGGCCACGCGCCGGGCCGGCGCCGGGGGCGGTCAGAAGACGACCAGCGCCCGGCCGCCGCGCCCGGCGAGCATCGCGTCGAAGGCGGCCGGGATGTCCGCCAGCCCGATCCGGTCGGTGACCAGGGCCGACAGGTCCAGCCGCCCGGCGCGGACGTGCTCGGCGATCACCGGCAGGTCCACGGCGGGGTCACAGTCCCCGTAGACGCAGCCGGAGAGCGTACGGCCGAAGTAGAACAGCTCCAGCGCGGAGAAGGACACCTGCTGTTCCTTCCCGCCGATCCCGACCACCGTGGTGCGGCCGCCCCGGCGGGTGGCGGACCAGGCGGTGCGGATGGTGTCGGCGCGCCCCACGCACTCCACGGCCACGTCGATGCCGTGGCCGCCGGTCAGTCCGCGGATCCGCCGCGGCACCTCGGTGGCGAAGTCCTCCCCGGCGACCAGGAACTCGGTCGCCCCGGCGGCCCGGGCCAGTTCCTCCTTGGCCGCCGAGGCGTCGACCGCGACGACGGTGGACGCGCCGGCGAGCCGGGCGGACTGGAGCACCGCCAGCCCCACCCCGCCGATCCCGAAGACCGCGACCGACTCCTGCGCGGCGACCCGCGCCGAGTGGTGCACCGCCCCGTACCCGGTGAGGACCGCGCAGCCGAGCACCGCGGCATCGGTGAGCGGAATGCCCGGCGGCAGCGGCAGCACGGCCCGCTCGGGGACCACCGTCTCCTCGGCGAAGACCGCGGTGCCCAGGCCGGGGTGGAGCGGCGTGCCGTCGGCGGCGAGCGTGGCGTAGGGGGCCGCGGCGCCGGCCGCCGCGTCGGTGCAGAGCCAGGGTTCACCGAGACCGCAGTAGTGGCAGGCGCGGCAGGCCGGCGCCCAGTTGAGGACCACCGGATCGCCGGGCGCCACCGCGGTCACCCCCGCCCCGACCGCCACCACCGTGCCGGCCCCCTCGTGGCCGAGGACGGCGGGCACGGGCTGGCGCAGGGTGCCGTTGGACAGCGACAGGTCGGAGTGGCAGACCCCGGCGGCGACGAGCCGTATCCGGACCTGGCCGGGGCCGGGCTCCGGCAGCACGATGTCGGCGATGCGCAGCGGGGCGTTGACGGCGGGCAGGACTGCGGCGCGGACCATGACTCTCCTCGGACGGGGCGGCGGCGGACGGGCGGGCTGACGGCCGGACGGGCGGTCGGTCTGACGGCCGGAGGGCCGGAGGGCGTACGGGCCCGGCCGGTGGGAAACCCGACGGTCGGTGTGTTCCGGGGACCCGCCCGGGCCGGCCCCCCACCCGGGCCCTCCCGGCTCAGGCCGGCACCCGCCCGGGCCAGGCACCCGGGCGAGTGCGCACCCGGCCGACCCCACCGGTCAGAACTGCAGCGACTTCATCTCCAGGTACTCGGCGAGCCCGTGGACGCCCAGCTCCCGGCCCACCCCGGACTGCTTGTAGCCGCCGAACGGCGCCATCGGGTTGAAGCGGCCGCCGTTGATGTCCACCTGACCGGTGCGCAGCCGGCGGGCGAAGGCGACCGCGGTGGCCTCGTCGGCGGACCAGACGGCCCCGCCCAGGCCGTAGATGGTGCCGTTGGCGATGCGGACCGCGTCGTCCTCGTCCGTGTACGGCAGGAACGTCACGACCGGCCCGAAGATCTCCTCCTGGGCGATGGTCATCTCCGGGGTGACGTCCGCGAAGACGGTGGGGCTCACGTAGTGGCCGCGGGACAGGCCCGCGACGGGCTCGGGGCCGCCGGTGACGATCCGCGCCCCCTCGGCGGTCCCGCGTTCGATGTAGCCGCGCACCCGGTCCCGCTGCCGGGCGCTGACCAGGGGTCCGAGCCGGGTCCCGGGGTCCCGCGGGTCGCCGGGGACGTAGCCGGCCGCGGCCTCGGCGGCGATCTTCACCGCCTCCTCGTAGCGGTCCGCGTCGACCAGCACCCGGGTCCACGCGGAGCAGGTCTGCCCCGCGTTGGACAGGACGTTGGCGAGGCCGGCGGTGACGGCGCGGGCCAGGTCGGCGCCGGGCAGGATCACGCTGGCCGACTTGCCGCCCAGCTCCAGCGCGACCCGCTTGACCGCGCCGCCGGCGATGGCGCCGATCCTCCTGCCGACCTCGGTGGAGCCGGTGAAGGAGACCAGGTCCACCTCCGGGTGCTCGGCCAGCGCCTGGCCGGCCACCGGGCCGGCCCCGGTCACCAGGTTGAACACCCCCGGCGGCAGCCCCGCCGCGTGCACCGCGTCGGCGAACAGCTGGGCGACCAGCGGGGTGTCCTCGGCGGGCTTGAGGACCACGGTGCAGCCGGCGGCCAGTGCCGGGGCCACCTTGGCCACGACCTGGTGCAGCGGGTAGTTCCACGGCGTGATGGCGGCCACCACCCCGACCGGCTCGTGGAGGACGGTGGAGGTGCCGATCCGCTCCTCGAACGGGTGGTCGGCGGCGAGTTCGGCGTAGGTACCGGCCACCACGATCGGTGCGCCGGCCTGGACCTTCCGGGCGAAGGTGTACGGGGCGCCGAGCTCGGCGGTGATGGTGTCGGCGATGTCCTCGTGCCGGGCGACGAGTTCGTCGCGGAGCGCGGTGAGCCGGGCTGCGCGCTCGGCCGGGGCGGTGGCGGCCCAGCCGGGGAAGGCGGCGCGGGCGGCGCCCACCGCGGCGTCCACGTCCTTCGCGGTGCCGGCCGGGACCCGGCCGATGAGCTGCTCGTCGGCCGGGTTGAGCACGTCGATCGTGCCGCTGCCCAGGGCCGGCCGCCACCGGCCGTCGATGTACATCCGGTCGTCCGTTCCCCGGTGGACCGCCATGGTCACCCTCCCGTGCGGCAGCTTGGTCTGCCGCCAACCTAACGCCGGTGGTCCGGGCTGACCAGGGCGCCCGGGGTGCCCTCGATCACGTCACCCCGGCGGTCGGCCGGACGTCCGTGAGGTGTGCGAAGACCACGATGTTGGCGGCGTAGCCGCGTTCCCGGTGGAACGTTCCGCCGCAGGTGAGCAGCCGCAGTTCCGGACGCCCGCGGGAACCGTAGACGCGGGTGTCGGGGAAGCGGGACTTGTCGAAGGTGCGGACCGCGTCCACGGTGAAGACGGCGGTGCGCCGGTCCGCCCGCACCACCTCGATCTCATCGCCGCGGTCCAGGTCGTCCAGGTTGAGGAAGACCGCCGGGCCGGTCGGGGTGTCCCGGTGCCCCACGATCACCGCGGTGCCCCGCTCGCCGGGCGCGGGCCCGTGCTCGTACCAGCCGGCCAGCCGGGCCTCCTCCACCGGCGGCGTCCGCAGCCGCCCCCGCCGGTCCCGGCCGAGGCCGGTGAGCGGGGCCTCCAGCGCGAGGCCGGGGATGGCGATCGCGGTCGCCGGCGCGTACGGCAGCGGGGGTGTGCCGGGGCGGCCGGCCCGGGGGCGGGGGCCGGCGGCCCGGTCGTGGCCCGGTGGAGCGACCAGCCGCCCGCGGCGAGGACCGCGACCGCGACCGCCGTCAGCAGCGGGCGGCGGACGCGTCCCGGCCCACGCCTCCCGGACGGCCGGTCATGCGGCGCCATGGGTGCGGCGGCGGGCCCGGCGGACCAGGTGGAAGCCGGCCCCGGCGGCGACGCCGGCCGCCAGGGTCCCGGTGAGCACGGCCGTCGCGGGGCTGCCGGAGCCGCCGTCGGCCGTCCCGCCGCCACCGGCGCCGACCGGGCCGTTCAGCGGGGCGCCGGTGTCGGTGTGGGCCCGGGCCGGGTCGCTCGTGGTCAGCTCCGCCGCGCGGTCGGTGGTCCGCCGGGGGGCGGCCCCGTCCGCCGTTCCGGCCTCGTCCGCCGGGGCCCGGCCGGTGCCACCGGTGCCCGGGCCGTCGGCGCCGGGCAGGCTGCCGGCCGGGCCCTCGGCGTCCTCGTCCGTCCCGTCGCGGCCCTGGGGCCGGACGGTGCCGGTGGCGGTGCCGTCCTCGTCCCGGTCCTCGTCGCGGGCCCCGGCCTGGGGGCAGGGCGGCCCCGGGGGCGGCGTCCGCGCCGCCGGGGGGCGGCCTGCGGCCCGTCCTGCCCGGCGGACGGGCGCGGGGCGGCGGCGGTGCGGTCCCCGCAGTCCACCCGGAACACCTTCTGCCCGGCCTGGCCGGACTCGCCGTCCAGGTGCCAGGCCAGCTTGTACCGGCCGTCCGGCAGCGACAGTTCCTCGGTGCGTCCGAGACCGCCGGCCAGGCTGATGCCGCCGGACAGACCGCCGACCTCGACGTCCGCCCCCAGCGGGAAGATCGCGTAGGCGACCTCCTGGACCGCCCCGAAGTCCTTGCCGAGCAGGTAGAACCGGCAGACCCTGGACTCGTCCCGCGCGGCGGACAGGGGGGTGCCGACGCTGCGGACCTTGACGTCGCCGTGGTCACCCGGCGTCGCGGCGGCCACCGGGGTGGCGGTGAGGAGGGCGGCGCCGGCGCAGGCCAGGGCGGCGAGGGCGGCCGCGCCCGGACGGCCCCCGGGGACGGCGGGGAGAACTGAGGTGGTCACGCGGTGCTCCTTCACGCCCGTGCGGGCTGGTATCCGTGCGGTGCGGTCACCTGACAACCTGTCACGCACGGACCGGCGGCGGCCGGTACGACCGTGCCGAAGAGCCGATAATCCCTCCATCAGCCCACACGGAACCCTCCCGCGCCGCACCCCCCGCCGGTCCCCCGGCCCGCCGCCCGCCCGGCCGCGCACCGGCCCTGCGGCGCCGGCACCCCGTCCTGCCGACCGGACGGCCGCCGCTCGTCCTGCTCCCGGACACGCGCCCGCCCGCCCCGCCGACCTCGGGCCGGGGGGCCCGGTCGCCCACCCCGCCGCCCGGACCGGCAGCGGCGGCCCACCCAGCCCACGGACCGGCAGCGGCGGCCCACCGGCCGACCGGTCCGCCGGTGCGCCCCCCCGCGCGGCACCGGCGCGCGTCCGGCACGGCCCGGGCGGGCCGGCGTACCGCGCCGGCCCCGGGACGCCCGGCGCGCGGGCGTACGGCCGCCCCCGGCCGGGCCGGGCGGCGGGTCAGTCGAGCACGCCGGCGAGATAGCCGCGGAGCATCTCCTTGGTCTCCGCCACGATCACCGGGTCACCCGCCGGATCGACCCGGAAGGCCAGCTTCAGCAGGGTGTCGGCGGTCTCCACGGCGAGCAGCACGGCCGTCCGGAGCCGCTCCGTGGGCCCGCCCCCGGACGGCCCGTCCGTCAGGTCCAGCCGGCCGGCGAGCAGGTCGTACAGCCGGTCGGCCACCAGATGGTTGGGCTGGTCGGAGGGCGCGGTGGCGGGCACCGGCATGCCGAACTCGACCAGGCCGAAGCCGGGGGCCCCGCGCTTCATCGCCAGGTACTCGTCGATCACCACGTCCATGACCTGCCGCCAGTCCCCGGGGACCGGGTCGGGGCCGGGGGCGGCCAGCCGGGCCTCGATGCGGGCGACGTACTCGTCCAGGTTGCGCCGGGCCAGCGCCTCGGCCATCGCCCGCTTGTTGTCGAAGAAGCGGTAGACCGAACCGATGGGCACCCCGGCGCGCTCGGCGACGGCGCGGGTGCTCAGGTCCTCGTATCCGGTCTCGTCGAGCAGTTCGGCGCAGGCGTCGAGGATCCTGCCGAGACGTTCGGCGCTGCGCCGTTGCACCGGCACGCGGCGGAGGTTCGATGTGGACACCCCTCCATCCTGCCTGGTCCGCACCGTGTCGTTGACGCGCGCCCGGAGTATTCCTATGGTCATACATAGGAATCGTTGGAGCGGCGGGAGTACGCGATGAGCGGCACGAGCACCGGGCACGAGCAGGCACGGAAGACGGCCGAGGGGCTGGAGTACCTCTCCGGGTTCGGGAACGAGCACAGCAGCGAGGCCGTTCCCGGCGCGCTGCCGGTGGGGCGGAACTCCCCGCAGCGGGCCCCGCTGGGGCTGTACGCCGAGCAGCTCAGCGGCAGCGCCTTCACCGAACCGCGGCGGAACAACCGCCGCTCCTGGCTGTACCGCATCCGCCCCTCGGCCGCGCACCCGCCGTTCGTCCAGGTCGGCAACGGGGCACTGGCCGGCGCGCCGTTCGGTGGCGCCGAGGGCGCCGTGCCCGACCCCAACCGGCTGCGCTGGGACCCGCTGCCGGACCCGGCCGAGGGCACCGATTTCCTGGCCGGACTGTGGACCCTGGGCGGCAACGGCGACGCCACCCAGCGCACCGGCATGGCCGTCCACCTGTACGCCGCGAACGCCTCGATGACCGGCCGGGTGTTCAGCGACGCCGACGGCGAGCTGCTGATCGTGCCGCAGCAGGGCGGGCTGCTGCTGCGCACCGAGTTCGGTCTGCTCGCCGTGGCGCCGGGCCAGGTGGCGCTGGTCCCGCGCGGGGTGCGGTTCCGGGTGGAGCTGACCGACCCGGCGCCCGGGGCGGTCGCCCGCGGTTACGTCTGCGAGAACTACGGGCAGCCCTTCGTCCTCCCCGACCTGGGGCCGATCGGCGCCAACGGCCTGGCCAACCCGCGGGACTTCCTCGCCCCGGTGGCCGCCTACGAGGACGTCGAGGGCCCGGTGGAGGTGATCAACAAGTTCTGCGGGAACCTGTGGTCGGCCACCTACGACCACTCGCCGCTGGACGTGGTGGCCTGGCACGGCAACTACGTGCCGTACGTGTACGACCTGCGGCGCTTCAACGTCATCGGCTCGATCAGCTACGACCACCCGGACCCGTCGATCTTCACCGTGCTGACCTCGCCGTCGGACACCCCCGGGCTGGCCGGGGTGGACTTCGTGGTCTTCGCGCCCCGCTGGCTGGTCGGTGAGGACACCTTCCGCCCGCCGTACTTCCACCGGAACGTGATGAGCGAGTACATGGGGCTGATCGAGGGCGCCTACGACGCCAAGACGGCCGGCAAGGGCGGCTTCGTGCCCGGCGGCGGCTCGCTGCACAACATGATGTCCGCGCACGGGCCGGACCGGGAGACCTTCGACCGGGCCAGCGCGGCGGAGCTGGTCCCGCAGAAGGTGGACGACGGGCTGGCCTTCATGTTCGAGACCCGCTGGCCGGTGACGCTGACCCGGCAGGCGGCCGAGGCCGGCCACCTCCAGGCACGGTACGACGACGTGTGGCAGGGTCTGGAGCGCCACTTCCGTCCCTGACCGTGACCGGAGGCCACGTGACCACCTTCGCCCCCGACTCACTCGCCCTGAACCGCAAGCTCCCGCTCTGGTACCAGGTCTCGCAGTCGCTGCGCGCCTCGATACTCGGCCGCCGCCCGCAGGACCCGCTGCGGCTGCCGACCGAGGACCGGCTCGCCGAGCACTACGGTGTCAGCGTGCTCACCATGCGTCAGGCGCTCAAGGAGCTGGAGAGCGAGGGTCTGATCAGCCGGCACCGGCGGCGCGGCACGTTCATCGAACCCAGCGCCCGGCGCGGTGCGCCGGTGCGGCTGCTGGGTTCGGTGGACGCCATCGTCGCCCAGCAGTCCGGGGAGCGTACCGAGGTGCTGGGGCACGGCCCGGAGCCGGTGCCGCCCGAGCTGGCCGAGCACTTCCCCGGGCTGGACGAGGCGGTGGCGTACCGCCGGCTGCGCTCCGACGAGCGCACCGGCGAGCCCACCAACTGGGCGGAGAACCTCGTCCGGCCCGAACTGGCGGACCGCATCGACCTCGACGACCTGACGCGCTGGCCGATGACCAAGGTGCTGCGGGACGTGGTGGGGGTGCGGATCAGCCGGATCACCGACACCGTGGAGGCCCGGCTCGCGGACCCGGAGACCGCCCGGCTGCTCGACGTCCCGCTGCTCAGCCCGATCCTGCACTACACGGGCCTCACCTACGACGAGGCGGGGCGCGTGGTGGACGTGGCGCGCATCCGGTACCGGGGCGACCGGTTCTCCTTCACCGTGACGCTGGAGGCGCACTGACCTCCCCGCCCCGCCCCGCCCGGCGCGTCGCCCGGCCCCCTGGCCGGGCGGCGGCCTTTCCCGGCGGCGGCCCGGACACCACCGCGGCGCGGCGGCGGAGAAGCCCGCGGCACGAGGCACCGGCCCCGGAGGCACCACAGGTCCCGAGCGTGAAAGCTCCCGGGCGCGAGAGTCCGGGGGCGAAAGCGGCGGGTGCGAGGGGGTCGGGGCGCGACGGCCCGCGGACATGACGGCGGCACACCGGCCGCGGGAGGCATCGCCGTGGTGGACCCGACGGTGGCAGCGGCACGACCGAGGATGCCGGACCGGCAGCGGGTACGGCGGCGGTACGGGGGGCCGTCAGCGGCGCGGCGGCAGCGGTACGGCGGACCGCCGGCGGCGCGGCGGCGGTGTCACGGCGGCGACGCGCCGGGCCGGGCTGGGCCGGGAATTACTCGCGGCCGAAGGCGGACCGGTGGAACCGGCGGCCGCCGGGGCGCACCGGAGCCGGGGCGTACCGGTACGGCGGTGGAAGGGATCATCCCGGGCCGGGGAGCGGGCGACGACTCACCCCGGACGGACAGCGCGGAACGACCGGCTGGAGCGAGGCCGGCTTTCCCCTGGTGCCCGGGATGATCGATGAATCGAACGTGCTGCGGACGCCCGAGGGCTAGCCGCGGTTACCGAACAGGGAACGCCTCAGCCGCCGCAACGGGGCGAACAACGACACCCTCGCGGTGCGGCTGTCCCTGACGCGCTGGTGGTCGCGGGCGGTGAGCTCCCGCATCAGCACGGTGGCCCCCTCCGCCTCCCGCCGGGGCACGGCAGGGCCGCCCAGCACCGCGAGATGGCGGTCGAGGCGCGCACTGGACGCACCGCTCCCGCACGTGATGGCAGGCACCCGTGGCCTGCTCCTGACCGTTATCTGCTCCATGACACTCCCCACCCGTACGAAGACACCCGCCCCGGGCAGAGTAACCCTACCTCCCCGAGTCGTCACCCGTGCATCCAAGGTCGTGGATTCACCGCGCCGTCAAGGGCGTTGACAGCGGTTTCGGCACGGATTCGCCGGACGGGGCCCCGGCCGTCCTTCCGGCCGGGGCCCCGCGCCGCACGTCCGCGCCGGTGGCGCGGCGGGCTCAGGCGGCCGAGCGGAACGCCGGCAGGTAGCCGCCGGACTGGCCGGAGGCGGTGGGGTGGTACGAGTCACCGATGTTCAGCCAGTTCACGCTGTGCAGCCACGGGTTGCTGGAGCAGATCTCGTGCCCGGTGAAGGTGCCCC
It contains:
- the soxR gene encoding redox-sensitive transcriptional activator SoxR produces the protein MPQIPLRIKELTVGQLSARSGAAVSALRFYEAKGLISSRRTAGNQRRYGRDALRRVSFIRAAQRVGIPLAAVREALASLPEERTPDREDWARLSERWRADLDERIQHLVELRDRLSDCIGCGCLSLDRCALSNPYDQLGAGGSGARRLRVDGGGPGRPRTAAAPAADVPRTPSAAGAGRPAMAGPEAVPCAPGCDPEEC
- a CDS encoding MaoC family dehydratase — its product is MAEPTIFHSPRELLAAVGREFGPSDWVEVDQRRIDLFAEATGDHQWIHVDPERAADGPFGGTIAHGYLTLSLLPLFTPQLIRVEGVRLGVNYGTNKVRFPAPVPVGSRLRATARIAGVTEVPDGVQLTTAVTVEREGGGKPVCVAESVSRFLF
- a CDS encoding TetR/AcrR family transcriptional regulator, which encodes MSAEANNTENTGAWADISPDAARRLVTAAVEAFAERGYHATTTRDIAGRAGMSPAALYIHYKTKEELLYQISGVGHRLALAIVREADDAGGTPAERLAAVVRSFVRWHAEHHTTARVVQYELAALSEEHYTVIAARRREIDAAVRAIIEDGVRSGAFDVPDVSGTTLAVLSLCIDVARWYAPDGRRTPDEIGDLYAGLVLRMVGAAGS
- a CDS encoding Zn-dependent alcohol dehydrogenase, which codes for MVRAAVLPAVNAPLRIADIVLPEPGPGQVRIRLVAAGVCHSDLSLSNGTLRQPVPAVLGHEGAGTVVAVGAGVTAVAPGDPVVLNWAPACRACHYCGLGEPWLCTDAAAGAAAPYATLAADGTPLHPGLGTAVFAEETVVPERAVLPLPPGIPLTDAAVLGCAVLTGYGAVHHSARVAAQESVAVFGIGGVGLAVLQSARLAGASTVVAVDASAAKEELARAAGATEFLVAGEDFATEVPRRIRGLTGGHGIDVAVECVGRADTIRTAWSATRRGGRTTVVGIGGKEQQVSFSALELFYFGRTLSGCVYGDCDPAVDLPVIAEHVRAGRLDLSALVTDRIGLADIPAAFDAMLAGRGGRALVVF
- a CDS encoding aldehyde dehydrogenase family protein → MAVHRGTDDRMYIDGRWRPALGSGTIDVLNPADEQLIGRVPAGTAKDVDAAVGAARAAFPGWAATAPAERAARLTALRDELVARHEDIADTITAELGAPYTFARKVQAGAPIVVAGTYAELAADHPFEERIGTSTVLHEPVGVVAAITPWNYPLHQVVAKVAPALAAGCTVVLKPAEDTPLVAQLFADAVHAAGLPPGVFNLVTGAGPVAGQALAEHPEVDLVSFTGSTEVGRRIGAIAGGAVKRVALELGGKSASVILPGADLARAVTAGLANVLSNAGQTCSAWTRVLVDADRYEEAVKIAAEAAAGYVPGDPRDPGTRLGPLVSARQRDRVRGYIERGTAEGARIVTGGPEPVAGLSRGHYVSPTVFADVTPEMTIAQEEIFGPVVTFLPYTDEDDAVRIANGTIYGLGGAVWSADEATAVAFARRLRTGQVDINGGRFNPMAPFGGYKQSGVGRELGVHGLAEYLEMKSLQF
- a CDS encoding class F sortase, with the protein product MVAPPGHDRAAGPRPRAGRPGTPPLPYAPATAIAIPGLALEAPLTGLGRDRRGRLRTPPVEEARLAGWYEHGPAPGERGTAVIVGHRDTPTGPAVFLNLDDLDRGDEIEVVRADRRTAVFTVDAVRTFDKSRFPDTRVYGSRGRPELRLLTCGGTFHRERGYAANIVVFAHLTDVRPTAGVT
- a CDS encoding TetR/AcrR family transcriptional regulator; translated protein: MSTSNLRRVPVQRRSAERLGRILDACAELLDETGYEDLSTRAVAERAGVPIGSVYRFFDNKRAMAEALARRNLDEYVARIEARLAAPGPDPVPGDWRQVMDVVIDEYLAMKRGAPGFGLVEFGMPVPATAPSDQPNHLVADRLYDLLAGRLDLTDGPSGGGPTERLRTAVLLAVETADTLLKLAFRVDPAGDPVIVAETKEMLRGYLAGVLD
- the hmgA gene encoding homogentisate 1,2-dioxygenase gives rise to the protein MSGTSTGHEQARKTAEGLEYLSGFGNEHSSEAVPGALPVGRNSPQRAPLGLYAEQLSGSAFTEPRRNNRRSWLYRIRPSAAHPPFVQVGNGALAGAPFGGAEGAVPDPNRLRWDPLPDPAEGTDFLAGLWTLGGNGDATQRTGMAVHLYAANASMTGRVFSDADGELLIVPQQGGLLLRTEFGLLAVAPGQVALVPRGVRFRVELTDPAPGAVARGYVCENYGQPFVLPDLGPIGANGLANPRDFLAPVAAYEDVEGPVEVINKFCGNLWSATYDHSPLDVVAWHGNYVPYVYDLRRFNVIGSISYDHPDPSIFTVLTSPSDTPGLAGVDFVVFAPRWLVGEDTFRPPYFHRNVMSEYMGLIEGAYDAKTAGKGGFVPGGGSLHNMMSAHGPDRETFDRASAAELVPQKVDDGLAFMFETRWPVTLTRQAAEAGHLQARYDDVWQGLERHFRP
- a CDS encoding GntR family transcriptional regulator — translated: MTTFAPDSLALNRKLPLWYQVSQSLRASILGRRPQDPLRLPTEDRLAEHYGVSVLTMRQALKELESEGLISRHRRRGTFIEPSARRGAPVRLLGSVDAIVAQQSGERTEVLGHGPEPVPPELAEHFPGLDEAVAYRRLRSDERTGEPTNWAENLVRPELADRIDLDDLTRWPMTKVLRDVVGVRISRITDTVEARLADPETARLLDVPLLSPILHYTGLTYDEAGRVVDVARIRYRGDRFSFTVTLEAH